The genomic DNA AGTTTTACACCTGTACGGGTTAGGACTTGGGCTAATTCTATGCCATTGAGAGTAATATTTTCCCCTAAAAATAATAAACCCCCATCCGCAGCAGGCATTCCATGTCCAGCATAAAAAAACACGTTGTAAGTTCTAGTTTCCAACTCTTGAATCAACTGTTGTGGAGTAGGTTGTAACAGTGTTTTTACCATACAAGCTGCCACAGTATTTTGATTCTTTGAGTTACATTCCGACAAAATTTTTTCGAGAATAGCCGCTTCTTTTTCTAGTTCTAGATTGTCATCCAGTCCTAAAACCAACAAAACATTTAAAGCCAAATCAGCCCGTAAATTAGTTAAAGGTTCAACTTCACTGGTAGTCCGACTGAATAAAATATCTTGGGAAAGAGAAATAGCTGACTGACCTGGTTCTCGCTGCATAATTTCCCAAGGTAGAGCGATCAAATCAGGATCACGGATTTCCAATCTGAGACGTAAACGCTTATTTTGACCCATTGCTATACCGCGACTACGTTCCAAACTTCCTAAAATTGGACCATCGAAGACCCAACGCCATAAACTTATCCCCAGATATTGCATTAAGCGACTACTGTAGGGGCTTGAAGTTTGGACTATTTGGTTAAAATCTGTGGGTAATTGATTTGTCCCTGAATTGGTCACTGAAGCAATATCAAGGGGACTATGACCAGCAAACATTTGCTGCCACTCTTGCCAAACTTGACTCAATTCAGGGGAAAAAACACAGTCGCACAACACATAGCCACTAGGATAGGGAGATTTTACCACCCAAATGGCGAAGTTATCAGTGCCAGTATTGACTAGACGAGAAATCGCCACATTTAGGCAGGACATGGATTTGTAGAAACTAAACTCTAAGAATTAACAAATAAATGTGATTTTGTTTTTCACCTGCATCATCATATCCCATGATGGCAATAACAATCACTCAGTCCCTAAAGTTGGATTAACTGGTGATGGTGGTTGTTTTTCCTCGGTGTTTGGGGTTTCTTGACCTCCTCTCTGACCAGGTGTCGGAGTAGCAGGTTGGGTTTCTGATGGGGTAGTCAATAGAGGTTTTGGTAGTTCAGGAGGGGACTGTTTTTCTTTTTGGGTTTTGTACCAGTATCCTAGATAAGCAGATCCTAAAAATACCCCGAAAATAATTACCAACTGTAACAAGAATTTGCTGCCGAGTTTGGGCTGAGTATCTGCAATTACTTGAGTTTGTTGTTGAGAATTACTTGATGAAATAGTGTCATCACTAGCTTCTGGAGTCAGATTAACTGTTTTGCTGGTGGATATATCAGGAATTTCTGCTTTGATTTTTATATCTGGTTCAGAGTAATTGATTTGATAATGTACTAAAGCAATTGTGACATTATCATGGCCATTTTTCGTATTAGCAATTTCTATGAGTCGTGTGGCAACATCTGGTAAATTTGCTTCCCCATTAATAATTGGTAATATTTCTGTATCCCAACACTCTTCTACCCGGTCAAAATCACTCAGTCCATCGGAAGTAAGCAGGAATACTGCATCTTCATCAATGATAAATCTTTGGGCAGTAGGATGTAATGAGCCACTCTTGCTCATGCCCAAGGCCTGGACTAGAGAACCAGAACCACTATGTTGTAAAGCTTCACGGTAAACAGCATAGCCTAGTCGTACCTCACGGGATGCAACATCATCATCTAAGGTAATTTGATTACAACCATGGCGTGTAATCCAGTAAGCACGACTATCACCAATATGGGTGATATACATTTCATGGGCAATGGGCAAGGCCATCACCAAGGTAGTTCCCATTCTTTGGCGGCCTTGGCGATTTTCCGTATCATTCCGTTGACTGATTTTATCATTGACCAAGGCTACGGCCTGTTCTAAATCAGTCATTAGTGTGACAGGATCTATATTTTGGTAGGGAACTGAAGTCAGTTCAATGACCTGTTGCTGAATTGTTTCAATCGCTAAATTTGAGGCTATGTTACCTCCCTCATGTCCACCAATTCCATCACAAACAATAGCTAAAGCGTGGGTATAGGGTGGTTTACTGACTAAAAAGCCACTAGGTGGGTAACAGGCATCTTCATTACGTTGACGACTAGGCCCTGTATCTGTTTGGGTGATAATTTTGATTGTTGTGCTTTGAGTGGGGGGATTTTTTCCCGCAGAGGCTGTCCCCAGTGCTGTTAATCCTTGATCTAAAACAGCGATCAATTGCTCTGATGAAGTTATTTCGCCCTTAATTAAAGCATTACTAATTTGTTTGAGAAATTCAGCTATGGCTGGTTTGGCTTTTTTAACCAGTTGTTGCCAAAATTCTCCTAGTTGTGACAATGTGGGGGCTAGTTGGCTATCAAAATGCAGTTCTAGTAACCTGACCAATGCCCCTTCTACTCTGATTAAATCAGGATCTAATAAACTTGCAGCCACTCCTTCTGTCACTAGAGGTTGCCATAGATGGGCTATCTGCCACAGCCAATTCATCTGTCGTATTGATGAGGCTTCACCCCAGGCAGTTATCAACTGGTTACAAATCTTTACTTGGGTAAAGGTACTATCGGCCAACAATGGGGGTTTTTCTAGAAGTAATACTTCTGAGTCAGATTTTCCCTCATTCATTGATAGTATTCCGTATACTTGGGGTATGTGCAAGCGATAGGGAATTAGCTTGAGATAAGCTTTTATTTTTTCTAATTTATCTAATTCAGGAATCTGGGGTAGTAAACCGGGTTTGAGATCAAGGACTATTGATTGATCAATGACCAAATAACGATCGGCAAGAATTTCTCCAGGACTACCCAGGCTCAAACTATCTCCTACTACCCACAGATAAATCTTGGGTAAGGCTGTGGAGCATCGCTGGCAAAACTTGTGTGTCAAAGGGTTGGCCGCTTGACAATATTCATTTGGGCAGTAAAGGGTTGCCGCGTCATTTTCCATATTTTTCGCACCGATCAGCGATTTGCAATTTATTACAACAGCATGGTTAGCGGTAATTTAGTCCGCTGATGTTTTTGTATTCAACATCATAACTTCTCTTGCTTTGTAACTCTTGATCCGCAAAGCTATCAATTCTACCCTGTGACTAAAGCCGAATTTTGGTAAATTGCTCTGGGGACTATGTAAATGGTAATGGAGACTTGAAGATTTTTGAATCTTTCTCTTTTACCTATTCCCTATTCCCTGTTTCCTGATTTGATTAACTTCTTATCTGTACCATAACTTTTTTCAGGGGCTGGTTTTGCCATACCCCTATTTTTGTTGGTGAGTTATGTTGTTCTGGGTGAAGTTATAAATTTTGTAAATCACCAACTCTAGTTCTCCAGCTTATTGGTCAGCTTTGACTGCAATCTGGGGTAATCCCATGCTGTAGTTAGTAACTCGGCTGGAGAGATTGTAACTAATTTCGCCTTTTTGTAAGAGCGATCGCAAAAAATGCTCCAGGTCTGACCCAATCCTACGTAAGTTATAGTCTGTCAGGTCTAATCCGCTGGAAGCTTCTACGAGTTCATCGAATTTGCGATAAACTTTTTGCAGAGTATCTTCGTTCCAGTTAAATTCGTTGTCTGGATCAATATCTAATGTTAAGACTTGATGACTAGGAACTAATTCGTCTTTGTCCATTTCCGCTGCAAAAATGCGAATATGCCTGGTTGTGGACTTGAGTAGCGTCGGGTTATCCATAAAATGTGTAAGATTCTGGTTAGTTACACTGCCATAATTTTAACTGTTTCTCTAGTTTTCGTGATTAGTTATTGATGGATCTTTAACCGGACACCAGATCACTAGGTAGTAAAAGTAATAGGATCAGCTACCAGTTCACAATACTTAAATCATTTATGAGGTCACGGAAGCGGAAAAATATTTATTCTTGCCATAGTATAAGCAAGAGTCACAAAATCAAGCTGACCCTTTTTTAGCGTTTATGGGATCATGAGAATGTATGTAAATACTCACCGTTTAAAATCTTTTGTACTTCTTCACATAAAGCTAAATTGGTCTATTATTTGTATATGTGATTTTCAATAACCCAATTATCATATTTTATCACTTGACCAATAATTATTTGATGGTAACAATCATGCAAATTTATCCATGCAATCAAACCTAAACCCAAAATCCAATCAGTGTTTTTTATTTATTTGATGCAGATACTGATGAAAAAAACTAACAATTGATATTTTCAAATATATCTGTCTCTATCGAAGTTTTGATATGTAAGTCATGTAGAAAAAATAACCAAGTATTGATGTTAGAAAAGACACGGTGGCTGTTGTCAGGTATATAACGGTTATTGACGTTTACATAAAGTTGATGTAAAAACTTTTAAAAAGGTTGGACAAGTTCTTACAAAAACTTTATTGTATGGAATCTCAAAAATTGAATAATAGTTTATGACTTAGATATGCCATAACTATCACAGGATCATTAAAACCTCAGCACAAAAATCCAATTGTTACAAAAATAGGGGGGAGTAAAAAATGGAACGAAACTATATGGATGAGGAAACTGTCTTACATTCTCAAAATTCTTTGTATTTAAAGGAAATATAAAGAAATTTTTTTCTGGATATTTTGCCTCCTCACCTGTATAAACACCAAGTAGAAGGAATCCTCAAGACTATGAACTCCAAAGCATTACCGCGTCAAATCAATAATCTCGAAGTCGGTGTTTATGAGTGTGAAATACATCTCAAGTTCCGTTTGATTGAGGAAAAAAGTCTGTTGGGCGATCGCGAACAACTTTTGCAAGTCCTCCTAGACGCACTCACTGAGGGATCTGATGATTTTTTAGAAACTCTACAAGCTTCTGTCAAGGCACAGGAGGTTTCTGAGTTTAAAGCCTCACCCCAAATGAGGAGACAACTCATGCGGTTAAGAAACTTTGCTGATAACAATCAATAGTTAGCGGCTTTGTTGTGAGTATTAACAAATGCTTGATCTAATTATCTACCTCAAAATATAAAGGTTTAATGAAGATTGAGCTTGTATAAAATGAACCTACAAAACAATCCAAAATCAATTTATGGGAAGTTCAAGTAGGCATCTACATTAGTCTGTCCATGTTGCACTACCACTAAAACTAAATCAATGTTGATTTGGGCTACCACGTTTTATACTCAGGGAAATATAACAACGACTAGGGTTCTGTTTCCATGTCAATTACTTAAATCCATTCCTTAAATTGAGCTATCAGGCTCTTCCAGGTGCATTTTACCAATTGTTTTTATTTTGAATAATGAACGCCTACAGCGTCTTGCTACTGAGCTAAACCATGTTCTAGAGCAAAACGTACTAATTCTGTACGGCTGTTAGTCCCTGTTTTACTAAATAAACGACTTACATATTTCTCTACATTGCGGACGCTTGTTTCTAAACGCCGGGCAATTTCTTTATTCATTAATCCTTGTGCTACCAAGTTCAAAACACTTTGCTCCCTGGGAGTTAAATCTATTTTAAAAGGGGGTGGAGATTGAGAAATTGTGGTTCTAGGACTTAATAAGTCTTTGATTTTAGAAATTTCGTGGGCTAATTTGGCAATGTCCATATTTTCACTATCTTCTCCTGGGGCTGGCACTTGAGCCATGCGACGAGATAGTAAGTTCTCCACTATAGCGATCAATTCATCAGGATCAAAAGGTTTGGGTAAATAGGCATCTACACCAGCTTGATAACCTTGGATGCGATCGCCTGTCATCCCCTTAGCCGTTAAAAACACCACTGGTAAGGCTTGAAAACGGGGATTATCTCGCAGTTGCTTGAGAAACTGATAGCCATCTACCTGGGGCATCATAATATCAGAAATGACTAAATCAGGTGTATTTTGCTGCATCAAGTCCCAACCTTCACGGGCGTTACTGGCAACTTGAACGCTGAAGCCACTTTCTTGTAAATATTCTTTAACGGCTTCTCTTAATCCTGGTTCATCATCTACCAGTAACAGTTGTGCTGACATTGACAATTTCCTTCAGTGTACTTATTTCTAATTTAGCGAAAGTTAGGATGATTTGGTACTGGGTTTATAGTTTTTATAGGATGTGACCAGAATCAGGTGACTGGTGACAGTATTAGAAGCCTGTTACTGTCTAAGTTTCATCACTTATTGATCTCCTCACCGCCTTGTCTGTGGCTATACTTTAAATTTCTAATTTTAAATTTCTAATTTCTAATTTCTGATTTTTCCATAAATGTTACGAATATTGTATGATGAGAAATGCTGTCTTTTAGTACCTGATCGTACCTGAAAATTTTTATGGCGAAAAAGAGCATGATTGAGCGCGAAAAAAAACGCGCTAAGTTGGCAGAAAAGTATGCTGCAAAACGGGAAGCACTTTTAGAAGAGTTCAAACAAGCAGAATCTCCCCTAGATAAGTTAGAAATTCATCGTAAGATTCAACAGCTACCTCGGAACAGCGCACCTAGCCGTCATCAAAACCGTTGCTGGGTAACTGGCCGTCCTAGAGGAGTTTACCGTGATTTTGGACTATCTCGGAACGTTCTGCGGGAATGGGCGCACCAAGGTTTGTTACCTGGAGTTGTCAAGTCTAGCTGGTAGTCAGTGGTCAACCGCTTCGCGGAAGTCAAAAGTCAAAAGTCAAAAGTATAATGACCGATGACTGATGACTAATGACCAATGATCAAATTATTACTGTCCACAACAACTATCAATTCCCAGGCTGTCTAAAAGTAGATCGCTAACAGCGTTGGCGATCGCAAACTCTCCATAAAAGCTTTTAGAAAAATCAAATGCTTTCATCTCTGTGATAATAGCAATCACTAAAGAGCCTAAGTCATTTTCACCTTCCATCCGTTGTCTGACAAAAATTTGTGCCGCACGTTGGGCAATTTTTTGATTAACTGCTTCGGGAATAAATTCCGTATCTAGCCACAGTCGTAAATGTTGTTGTAACCATTCGCCTTCTAATTGAGGATTTTCGGTAGGTGGTAGGGTAATTGGTGGAATTGGCTGAGTCATGTTTGTATATCTTAAATAGACTTTGTTTACCAAGGTGATCTTCTGCCATTTTAGATTTTGAATACAGGGTTTCAGATTGTCAAAGTCTTACTATATAGACTTTGCATCTTGCCATATTCAAAATCATGGCTCAACTTGGTATTAGAAAAACGCACAATCAGGCTAATAACAGCTAAATGCGTTCCGGTGGGGGTTTTTTCATGATTTTTACAAACTATGGAATATGATGTTGCTGCTATTATCCGAGGTTATGCTCAAGGCTATTTTCTCATGGCTGATGAGTATGATCATTTAGGATGGTATGGAAGTAAGGAAAGAACGTTGATTCCTTTAGATGAAAGATTTCGTTATCCTAAGTCACTACAACGGGTTTTGAACCAAGAAAGATTTACAGTAGCCATTAACCGTGACTTTATGGGTGTAGTAGCAGGATGTGCTAACCGAGAAACAACTTGGATTTCTCCAGAATTAAAAAAAATTTATTCACTATTATATGAAACTGGTTATGCTTATAGTTTTGAAACTTGGCAAGGTGATCAACTTGCTGGGGGAATTTTAGGGGTTGTTATTGGTGGTGCTTTTATTGGTGAATCAATGTTTTACAACATTCCTGAAGGTTCTAAGGTAGCAATGGTCAAGCTGGTAGAAAGATTGCGTCAACGGAAATTTCTGCTATTTGATGCCCAAATGATGAATCCCCATTTAGCCAGATTTGGCGCGTATCCTGTTAATAGTGAAGAATATGAAATTTTACTCAGACAGGCTTTACAAATACCATGCTGTTTCCAATAAGGGTGTAGGTTTTCGTTTTCCTCCTTTGCTTCCCCTCCCTGCTTTTACCTGTTAGCAAAACGACGAACAGCAAATAAACTACCCATTAAACCAACAATTGCGCCAAAACCCAAGAGAATCAAGGGTAATAGTAAGTTTTGCATCAAAGTTAACTGTAAACCATTACTAATAAACTGGATAAAGTCGGGTTGATTGGCTAGTAAACGGTTGATAAATTGCTGAGTGACAGAAATAAAACTCCAGGCCATCGCTCCACCCACTAAACCAAAAGAAATCCCTTGTAGAATGAATGGTAGATAAATCCAAGCTCTAGTTGCTCCCACTAATTGCATAATTTCAATTTCCCGACGACGTGCCATGACAATCAGGCGAATTGTGGTTGTGGTGACGGCGATCGCTGTTAAAGTTAAAATAACTGTAATAGTTAAAGTTAACCAATTTAAACCACGATGTAGTTGGGCAATGCGTTTTACGGCTTCATCTACATACTGAACTACATCTACACCGGGTATTTTTGCCAGTTGCGTAGCTAAATCAATGACAACTTCAGGATTAGTTGCTTTTACCTTAATTTCGTCTACTAGAGGATTTCCCCCCAGTTGTTGGTTTGCTCCTTCAATATTAGTTAAGCCTAATTCTTGAACTAATTTAGTCCAAGCTTGATCTTTAGTAATAATTTCTACTCCGGCAATGTTAGGGATTTTATCTACCATCGGTTCAAGATTGATTGCTTGCACACCGGGTTCTAAATACACTGATAATTCCAATTGATTACCAAACTGATTTAGTAGTGCTTCTACTTGCCAAGAAGTTTGTAAACTTAATCCAAATAAAAATAGTAATACTGTCATGGTACTGACAGCTGCCCAATTCATCCAACCGCCTCTTTGTAAACCCAGGAAAGTTTCTTTGAGTAGATAATCTAGTTTGGTAAAAAATTTCAACATTGAAAATTTAAAATGTGAATAGGTAATTACTTTCTGATGCTAGTTGGTCTACTTTTCGGGCATAAATATGGGAAGGTCACGCTGGCGGTTTTTCCCTATAGTATTAGCCAAAATTGTTCTCATTGTGGTCAAAAAGTATAAAAATCTTTGTGTGTGCCACTACACAATTTATCAGTGTTCAGTAATACTAAATATATATAGCAGTCAGTCGTCAGGATAATTGGGACAATATTAGATTCTGGGATATTGGACAGACAAGAGTGTTGAACATCTTAATTCAGACTGCTGACTGTTGTATGTACGAATCGCTATTAGAGGAGAATCACCTTGAACCAAGCGACATTACACCAGTTGAAGGTGTTCGAGGCCGCTGCAAGACACGGTAGCTTTACCCGTGCTGCTGAAGAATTGTTTCTTACCCAGCCGACAGTATCAATGCAAATCAAGCAGTTGACTAAATCTGTGGGATTACCATTGTTTGAGCAGGTGGGAAAACGTCTATTTTTAACAGAAGCAGGAGAGGAGTTATTTGCTACTTGTCGCCAGATTTTTGAAACCATAGCCCAATTTGAAATGAAAGTGGCAAATTTAAAAGGGCTAAAACAAGGTCAATTACGTCTGGCTGTGATTACAACCGCAAAGTATATTATTCCTCGTTTACTTGGGCCTTTTTGTCAACTGTATCCAGGAATTGATATTTCCTTGAAAGTTACTAACCATGAGGGAATTTTAGATCGCATGATTGCGAATATGGATGATTTGTATATCATGAGCCAAGTTCCAGACCGTTTAGATATCAATTATGAGCCTTTTTTAGAAAATCCTTTGGTGGTTTTTGCACCGGCAAATCATCCTTTGGCTCAGGAAAAAAATATTCCTATAGAACGATTAGCAGATGAACCGTTTATTATGCGTGAACCAGGTTCAGGTACACGTCGCGCTGTGCAAAATCTTTTAGAGGAACATGACGTGAAGGTTAAAGTCAAGTTGGAGTTAGGGAGTAATGAAGCGATTAAACAGGCAATAGCTGGAGGTTTAGGAATTTCAGTTTTATCTCGGCATACTTTATTAACGGATGCTCATGAGTTTAGTATTTTAGATATACAGCATTTTCCTATTAAACGGACTTGGTACATAGCTCATCCGGCGGGTAAACATTTATCTATTGTCGCTCGTACTTATTACGACTATCTGCTAGATGCAGCTAAGAAGATTGTGGAAAACGAGATTGCACCTTTAAGTATTAAAATTGACTTGCCTCCAGAGTAAAATAGCGGGAGTTGACAGGTATAAATGCTTTGACTTTGATTTCCTCACAGCTTTAATATTCAAAACTAATAATTGCTTGAAGTTTAAACTTTACTCATTGACAATTAACTAACAGAAATATTAAACCAGTAAGGAGTTATCAATGATGACGATGGAAAATTTAAATCTCATGTTTAAATCCTATGGTTGAAATTGATAATTGAATGCGGAAATAACTGTTAACTATGGGGGAAAACTGACAGTGGCGAACTCGGAAGTATCATCTTGGCGTAAAACTATAGATAGTAAGATTGCTGCTGTTACCGTCTATGGTGATAAGGCTCTGGTGACAAGACGAGGTTTAATATCGTTAACTGGAGAGGAAAGAGAGTTATTAATTACACCATTACCGATGACTCTAGAAACGGATTCTGTGAGGGTAAGCGGTAATGGTACAGTAGAAGTACGGTTGCTGGGAGTGAGCAGTGATCGCATTTATACTACTGAACCTGTGGCGGAAAAGGTAGCACAGATCACAAGACAAATCCAGCAGTTAGAATCGGAAAAGCGCCATCTCCAAGCCCAAATAGATGCTTTGGCTTTACAATCTAGTTTTATTACTGGTTTGGGTCAAAAGACTGAAGAACCTTTTGCTCAAAGTTTGTCTAGGAAGAATCTGAATTTAAGCGAAACCTTGGATTTTCTTAACTTTATTGGTAGTCAGTATAGCGAATATGCGATTTCTGCTGGAGAATGCAGAACCCAACAACAGGAATTAGAAAAACAATTACAACCACTCCGCGCAACATTACAAAAAATCCAGACACCACACCCCAAGGAAAGCTTAAATATTACAGTAGAAGTTGAAGTTACAGATTCTGGAGAATTTGAGTTAGAAATTTCTTATGTAGTAAATCGTGCTAGTTGGAAACCACTTTATGATTTACGGGTTGATAGTAAAAACAATGTTCTACATTTAACTTATTTAGCAGAGGTTAACCAAACCACAGGAGAAGACTGGGTAGATGTACCCTTGACTCTTTCTACAGCTAAATTGGGTTTAGGTTCGTTACCACCCAAATTAAAACCTTGGTATATTGATATTCCCCGTATTCGTGCTGATGATCCTGTCAATGTTCAGCGTTCCATGTCTCCACCCCCAGCGATGGCTGTGCTTTTACCTAATCCTCCTCATGCTTCAAAATCTATACAAGAAGAGAGTGAGGAAAATTTTATTAATGCAGAAACTGTAGTTACGGAAGTATCTAAACAAGGTAGTGTAGTTACATTTAAACTGAATCATGGTGGTCATATTCCTACGGATGGTACTCCCCATAAAACCACTATTTTTCAGGCTGATTATCCTTGTCATTTCAACTATGTAGGAATACCACGTTTAGTTAGTTTTGCTTATTTACAAGCTAACGTGAAGAATCCTCCTGACGGTGCGATTTTATTACCAGGAACAGCGAATATTTTCCGAGATACTATTTTTGTTGGTACAAGTCCATTAACAAATATTGCTCCGGGACAAGAATTTACAATTAATTTGGGTATAGATGAAGGTTTAAAAATTGAGCGTGATTTAGTTGAACGTCAGGTAGATAAGAAATTAATGAGTAGTCAACGTCGGGTGACTTATGCTTATCGCTTGGTGGTGACTAATTTATTAAATCAAGCAGCGAATTTAAAGTTAACTGAACAATTACCAGTTAGTAAGAATGAGCAAATTAAGGTGCGCTTGACTCGTTCTCATCCGCAAATTCAGTTAGGGGAAATGGGTGTTTTAGAATGGGATATTTTATTTGCAGCGCAGGAAAAGCAAGAATTTTATTATCAGTTTACTGTTGAGTATCCGTCAGAGTTAACGGTGTTGGGGTTGGATATTTAATCATTCAATGATCATATTTTTTTAGCCATTGGCGAAATTTTCTGAGGGTAGGACTTCTGCCGATAGTTCGACTTTGTTCAACAAACTGAGGAATTATTTCCTTAATTGGTAATTTAGGAAAATTAGGGCTAATTTCTGATTCTATATATTTACCATTTTCAAAAATATTAATCTGTAACTTATCATTTGCATATCGCCATATTTCAGGAACTGCTAATGCTAAGTAAGCATTCAACTGGGTTTTAGATGTGACATCAATTTCTATTACTAAATCAGGTGGTGGATCAATTGTTAAATCTATCTTTTCTTTGCCAATCATCCGCGCATGATTTTGAATATAAAACGAGTCATCAGGTTCTATACCACTATCCATATCTTCACGTTTAAAAGTAGTTGAACCAAAAGATTCACAATCAATTTCTAATTCTTCTAGGATAATTTTAACTAAATCTCCAATGATGACTTTGGCTACTTCATGCTTTGGTAATGGCATCCTGATTTCTAAATTTCCCTGACTATAAGCTAATTTACTGGCACGATGTTCGCCTAATTCTGTTAATATTTCCTCAAATTCTTGCCAAGCAATATTGTGTAATATAATTCTATGTCCTGGAGGTACTGTTAATTGTCTTAGTTGTAATGTTACCATTATTAATTATTAGGCTATTTGTAGTTATTTTAGCAATATAATTAGGTTTCATACCAAGATGCGATAATTGTGAGCCTTATATGTAAATTTGGTAATTCCTTTATA from Okeanomitos corallinicola TIOX110 includes the following:
- a CDS encoding CHAT domain-containing protein, producing the protein MSCLNVAISRLVNTGTDNFAIWVVKSPYPSGYVLCDCVFSPELSQVWQEWQQMFAGHSPLDIASVTNSGTNQLPTDFNQIVQTSSPYSSRLMQYLGISLWRWVFDGPILGSLERSRGIAMGQNKRLRLRLEIRDPDLIALPWEIMQREPGQSAISLSQDILFSRTTSEVEPLTNLRADLALNVLLVLGLDDNLELEKEAAILEKILSECNSKNQNTVAACMVKTLLQPTPQQLIQELETRTYNVFFYAGHGMPAADGGLLFLGENITLNGIELAQVLTRTGVKLGVFNACWGAQPAAINQQAIPASSLAEVLIRHGVPAVLAMRDEIADQESHSFIQVFAEALRSHKPIDEAVATARQELLTIYKFNQPAWTLPVLYLHPDFNGDLIKTVDEGITELPDTAISGIIFPTTKACLRSLSPDGKSWLLRSGVTRIGRTKDNDIVIPELYVSKRHAEILCRNIVNGSESVPSYYLQDFSTYGTTWCLGANGWQQVLREEVPLSSGMKLKFGSAKGETWEFVIEDPLTDNI
- a CDS encoding protein phosphatase 2C domain-containing protein; translated protein: MENDAATLYCPNEYCQAANPLTHKFCQRCSTALPKIYLWVVGDSLSLGSPGEILADRYLVIDQSIVLDLKPGLLPQIPELDKLEKIKAYLKLIPYRLHIPQVYGILSMNEGKSDSEVLLLEKPPLLADSTFTQVKICNQLITAWGEASSIRQMNWLWQIAHLWQPLVTEGVAASLLDPDLIRVEGALVRLLELHFDSQLAPTLSQLGEFWQQLVKKAKPAIAEFLKQISNALIKGEITSSEQLIAVLDQGLTALGTASAGKNPPTQSTTIKIITQTDTGPSRQRNEDACYPPSGFLVSKPPYTHALAIVCDGIGGHEGGNIASNLAIETIQQQVIELTSVPYQNIDPVTLMTDLEQAVALVNDKISQRNDTENRQGRQRMGTTLVMALPIAHEMYITHIGDSRAYWITRHGCNQITLDDDVASREVRLGYAVYREALQHSGSGSLVQALGMSKSGSLHPTAQRFIIDEDAVFLLTSDGLSDFDRVEECWDTEILPIINGEANLPDVATRLIEIANTKNGHDNVTIALVHYQINYSEPDIKIKAEIPDISTSKTVNLTPEASDDTISSSNSQQQTQVIADTQPKLGSKFLLQLVIIFGVFLGSAYLGYWYKTQKEKQSPPELPKPLLTTPSETQPATPTPGQRGGQETPNTEEKQPPSPVNPTLGTE
- a CDS encoding NAD(P)H-quinone oxidoreductase subunit M encodes the protein MDNPTLLKSTTRHIRIFAAEMDKDELVPSHQVLTLDIDPDNEFNWNEDTLQKVYRKFDELVEASSGLDLTDYNLRRIGSDLEHFLRSLLQKGEISYNLSSRVTNYSMGLPQIAVKADQ
- a CDS encoding Npun_R1517 family heterocyst differentiation transcriptional regulator, producing MNSKALPRQINNLEVGVYECEIHLKFRLIEEKSLLGDREQLLQVLLDALTEGSDDFLETLQASVKAQEVSEFKASPQMRRQLMRLRNFADNNQ
- a CDS encoding response regulator transcription factor; this translates as MSAQLLLVDDEPGLREAVKEYLQESGFSVQVASNAREGWDLMQQNTPDLVISDIMMPQVDGYQFLKQLRDNPRFQALPVVFLTAKGMTGDRIQGYQAGVDAYLPKPFDPDELIAIVENLLSRRMAQVPAPGEDSENMDIAKLAHEISKIKDLLSPRTTISQSPPPFKIDLTPREQSVLNLVAQGLMNKEIARRLETSVRNVEKYVSRLFSKTGTNSRTELVRFALEHGLAQ
- the rpsN gene encoding 30S ribosomal protein S14, coding for MAKKSMIEREKKRAKLAEKYAAKREALLEEFKQAESPLDKLEIHRKIQQLPRNSAPSRHQNRCWVTGRPRGVYRDFGLSRNVLREWAHQGLLPGVVKSSW
- the aat gene encoding leucyl/phenylalanyl-tRNA--protein transferase; the encoded protein is MEYDVAAIIRGYAQGYFLMADEYDHLGWYGSKERTLIPLDERFRYPKSLQRVLNQERFTVAINRDFMGVVAGCANRETTWISPELKKIYSLLYETGYAYSFETWQGDQLAGGILGVVIGGAFIGESMFYNIPEGSKVAMVKLVERLRQRKFLLFDAQMMNPHLARFGAYPVNSEEYEILLRQALQIPCCFQ
- a CDS encoding ABC transporter permease; its protein translation is MLKFFTKLDYLLKETFLGLQRGGWMNWAAVSTMTVLLFLFGLSLQTSWQVEALLNQFGNQLELSVYLEPGVQAINLEPMVDKIPNIAGVEIITKDQAWTKLVQELGLTNIEGANQQLGGNPLVDEIKVKATNPEVVIDLATQLAKIPGVDVVQYVDEAVKRIAQLHRGLNWLTLTITVILTLTAIAVTTTTIRLIVMARRREIEIMQLVGATRAWIYLPFILQGISFGLVGGAMAWSFISVTQQFINRLLANQPDFIQFISNGLQLTLMQNLLLPLILLGFGAIVGLMGSLFAVRRFANR
- a CDS encoding LysR substrate-binding domain-containing protein — protein: MNQATLHQLKVFEAAARHGSFTRAAEELFLTQPTVSMQIKQLTKSVGLPLFEQVGKRLFLTEAGEELFATCRQIFETIAQFEMKVANLKGLKQGQLRLAVITTAKYIIPRLLGPFCQLYPGIDISLKVTNHEGILDRMIANMDDLYIMSQVPDRLDINYEPFLENPLVVFAPANHPLAQEKNIPIERLADEPFIMREPGSGTRRAVQNLLEEHDVKVKVKLELGSNEAIKQAIAGGLGISVLSRHTLLTDAHEFSILDIQHFPIKRTWYIAHPAGKHLSIVARTYYDYLLDAAKKIVENEIAPLSIKIDLPPE